AGAGATTGTCGACATCTTTGCCGGCCTGGGTTACCGGGTCTCGGAGGGCCCTGAGATTGAGACCGACTACTACAACTTCACCGCCCTCAACATCCCCGAGCACCATCCAGCCCGGGACATGCAGGACACCTTTTACCTAGGTGACGGCCGCCTGCTGCGCACCCACACCTCACCGGTGCAGATTCGCTATCTCGAAAACAACCCCCCGCCGGTGCGGGTGATTGCACCGGGCCGGGTTTACCGGCGTGATGCGGTGGATGCCACCCACTCGCCGGTGTTTCACCAGGTGGAGGTGCTGGCCATTGATGAGGGCCTCGATTTCACCCACCTGCGCGGCACGGTGACTGCCTTCCTGCAGCAGTTCTTTGGCGACCTACCGGTGCGCTTTCGCGCCAGCTACTTCCCCTTCACCGAACCATCGGCCGAGGTGGATGTGCAGTGGCGCGGCCGCTGGCTGGAGGTGATGGGCTGTGGGATGGTCGACCCGGCCGTGCTCAGCGGCATGGGCCTGGATCCGGAGCGCTGGAGCGGCTTTGCCGCCGGCCTGGGGGTGGAGCGGTTCTGCATGGTGCGCCACGGCATCGACGACATCCGCAGGCTCTACACCAGCGATCTGCGCTTCCTCGAGCAGTTCTGAGTAGGAAAAGCCGGCAGCGCCCATAAACTCAGGCAACCTTCGCCACCCGAGCGGTGCCCCGGGTTGGTCTGATCGTTAATGACGGCAAGGACGTGGCCATGGCCACTGCCGATGCCATTGAGGCCCGCTTCACCAAGGCGGGCTATGGGGTGGCGCGGGTCAGCAGCGCCGGCGGCATGGTCGGTTTCGCCAACCCCGACCAACACCTGCGCACCCGCGGCCATGCCGGATGTGTGCCCGCCAGCTTTGATGGCGAGATGGCCCTGGCGGTGGTGCTTGGGGGTGATGGCACCGTGCTTTCGGCGGCCCGCCAAACCGCACCGATTGGGGTGCCGATCCTGACGATCAACACCGGCCACCTTGGTTTTTTGGCCGAGGCCTATCTCAACGAACTCGACCAGGCCCTCGACCAGGTGCTCAGTGGCGAGTGGAGCGTGGAAGAGCGCACCATGTTGATCGTCAGCGTGATGCGCGGCGACCAAAGGCGCTGGGAGGTGCTCTGCCTCAACGAGATGGCCCTGCACCGCGAGCCCCTCACGAGCATGTGCCATTTCGAAATTGCCATCGGCCGCCACGTGCCCGTGGATATCGCCGCCGATGGCGTGATCCTCTCCACCCCCACCGGTTCCACCGCCTATGCCCTCAGCGCCGGCGGTCCGGTGATCAGTCCCGACTGCCCGGTGCTGCAGCTAACGCCAATTGCACCCCACTCGCTGGCCTCTCGGGCCCTGGTCTTTAGCGACAGCGAACCGGTGACGGTTTTTCCGGCCACTCCGGAGCGGCTGATGATGGTGGTGGATGGCAGCGCCGGTTGTTACATCTGGCCAGAAGATCGGGTGCTGATCCGCCGCAGTGACCAGCCGGTGCGCTTCGTGCGGCTGGCCGACCACGAGTTTTTCCAGGTGTTGCGCAACAAATTGGGCTGGGGCCTGCCCCATGTGGCCAAACCCGGCAATGGCTGAGGCCCTGATCCTGCTGCTGGGCCAGGAGGCCAGCTGCCTTGCCCCGAGGCTGGAAGCCTCGGGCTATCTCACCTGCGAGCACCCCCCAGGCGGCCATCCAGAGCTAACCATTGCTCCAGATGCGGTGCTGATCTCCGCCGCTGAAGCAGGCCAGATCCCCTGGCTGCGCCAGCAATTGGGCAGGGTGCCCCTGCTGCTGGATGTGGAGCAAGACACCATCGAAGCCCGCTCCCTTTGCCTCAGCACCGGCGCCGACGACTTTTGGCTTTCCTGCCTGGGGCCCAGCGACCTACTGATGCGCCTGCGGCTCCACCTCAACTTGAGCCAGCAAGTGAGCATTCCGATCCAGTTGCTGCAGGTGGGGGATCTGGTGGTGAACCCCAGCGCCCGCCAGGTAAAACTCGCCAGCCGCACGGTCAATCTCACCGCCCGCGAATACCAGTTGCTTCTGCTGCTGCTGGAGCGCAAGGGCACCGTGGTGAGCCGCGAGCAAATCCTGCGCCTGATTTGGGCAGACCAGCAGGGCGCCTCCAGCAACGTGATTGAGGTCTATGTGCGCTACCTGCGCCAAAAACTGGAAGGCGGCGGCGAGCGTCGCCTGATCCACACTGTGCGGGGCCAGGGCTACTGCCTCAGCGAGCGCCTGCCCCACCTGGAGCCAACCGATGCCCCCTAGCGCCAAAAAACTAATCAGGGCAGCCCTTGCCTTAGCGCCAATTTTGGCAGGGGCCAGCTGGGCTGCTCCGCCCCAATATTTGCCGGTGGAGGCCCAGTGGTGCCTGGCCAAGGGCCCCTGCATCCAGCTCGAAGTGCCCAACACTCCGCAGCAATATGCCTGGGGCCTGCAGCTGCGTCCGCCCCTTTCGCCCCTGCGGGGCATGTGGTTTCGCTTTGAACCGGCCGGCGTCCAGCGCTTCTGGATGCACCGCACCCCCGAACCCCTCGACATGTTGTTTGTGAGAAACGGCCAGGTGCTGGCGATCGAAGCCAAGGTGCCGCCCTGCATGCACCTGCCATGCCGCAGCTATGGCCCCGACCTACCCGTGGATGGGGTGATTGAACTGGCAGCCGGCCGCAGCCAGCAGCTGGGGATTGGCATCGGCAGCCCCGTCACGATTAAGCCCGTTCCCCCCGCAACACGAACACGGGATTGAGGGGTGCCAAGCGCGTGCCGCCGGCCAGGGGGGCCCCGCGCCAGGCCTGGTGTTGGGCCACCTTCACTTCCATCCCGGCCCCGTCCATTACGGAGCGCAGCTCGCCCAGGGCCTCCACCGTGGCCAGGGGAATCACCACCACCCCCTTGGGCCGCAGGCGCTCCAGCACCGCCAGCAGGATCGCCGAGCGCCCCTCTCCGCCGCCGCCGATCACCACCCGATCGGGATCCGGCAGGTCCGCCAGGCCATCGGGCGCCCGGGCTTCCCTAATCCCGGCGGGTTCGACGCCCAGCCGTCCGGCATTGGCAGCGATCAGGCCAGCGGAGCCGCCGCGGGATTCAAGGGCCCAAAGCTGCAGCTCCGGCCTCAGCCGCAGGGCCTCCAGGCCAATACTGCCCACCCCCGCCCCGATGTCCCAGAGCACCCCCTGGGCGGGCAGGGCCAGATCCGCCAACAACTGGATACGCACCTCCCGTTTGGTCATTAGCCCGGGCCGATCCGGCAGCTGCAGCCAGAGGCCGTCGTCGAGGCCAAACAGGGGCAGAGCTGCCGGCTCGATGGCCGCTGGAGCTTCAGCGATCAACAGCACCAGGTGCAGGGGGTCGATCTGCTGGGGCAGCGGTGCTGCAGCACTAAGGCGCTGCACCCGCTCCTGGGGATGGCCGAGGCGCTCGCATAGCCAGAAGCCATAGGCGGCCTCCAGGCCAGAAGCCCGCAGGATCTGGCGCACCGCCTGGGCGCCGCCGCGGCCCGGGTCGGTGAGCACCGCCAGGGCCGGCGGCCGACCTTGCAAAGCCAGGGCCAGGGGTTCGGGATCGCGGCCATGGAGGCTCACCCAGCTGGCGTCCTGCCAGGGGCGGCCGATGCGGGCAAAGGCCAGCTGCAGGGAGCTGGGGGCTGGATGGAAGCGCAGCTGGTCCGCCCCAAAGGCCTGCAGCAGCACCCGACCAATGCCAAACCAAAGCGGATCGCCGCTGGCGAGCACCACCGCCGCCCGGCCCGCCGCCAGGGCCTGCTGCAGGGCCGCAATCAACGGCTGGGGTTGGTCGCTGCTGATCCAGGCAGCCCCAGGGCCACCGGCCAGTTCGGCCTGGGCCAGCAGGCGGCTGGGGGCCGCCACCAGCTGGGCCCTCTCCACCAGGCTGCGCAGCTCTGGATTGAGGCTGGCCAAGCCCGAGGCATCGCAACCCACCACGTCGATGCAGCCGGCGGAATCGGTGATCGTCAAAGCGCCAGCAGAATGGGGCAAGTGTGGTCATGTTGCCGCCATGAGCGACCGCCGACAGCGCATCCATGAATTGGTGGTAGCCCTGCTGGGCCAAAAGGGCGAGCTCGAATTGCTCGATGGCCACGACAACGGCTTCGCTCCCGCCGGCACCGATGCGGCCGGCTGGCTAGATCGCAACCGCCGCCTGGTGCAGCGCTACTCCGCCCTGGTGCGAACCGCCGTGACCCTCGATGCCCTCGTGGATCAGGAAACAGCCAGCAACCTCTGACAAGCTGGGCGCATCTTTTTTGGCCCCATGGCGCGCTTCGGCCTTTCCGCCCTCAAATCGCTTTTGCGGGGTATTGGCTCCCGGCGAGCTTACTTCCTGCGACCTGGCGCCAGCAGCTGGAAAGCCCCTGCCGCCAGTTGGCAGCGCCCCATCGGCCTGGGCTGGGAGCAGCCCTACACGGTGCGCTACGCCAGCAACCTCGACGACGGCCCCAGCCATGGCATGCCCCTCGGCGGCTTTGGGGCTGGCTGCATCGGCAGGGCGCCCGATGGCAACTTCAACCTCTGGCACCTCGATGGCGGTGAGCACTGGTTTGGGGTGATCCCCGATTGCCAGTTCGCCCTATTCGAGAGCAATGGCCGCAGCAGCCGGGCCCATGCCCTGGCGGTCAAGCCGGATCAAGATGCCAGCCGGCCGGAAAGCGGCGAGCCCCTGGCCGCCTGGCAGTGGTATCCCGCCAGTAAGCCTGAACAATCCACGGGCACCTATGCGGCCCGCTACCCACTCAGCAGCACCAACTACACGGGGGTCTTTGACGCCGAAGTGAGCTGCGAGGCCTTCAGTCCAATCCTGCCCGGCGATTACCAGCGCACCAGCTACCCGGTCGCCGTGTTCGTTTGGCGGCTGAAGAACCCCACCAACAAGCCCCTTGATCTCTCCTTACTGCTGAGTTGGCGCAACATTTCAGGCTGGTTCACCAATACCGACCCGAGCGCGGCGGTCGAGTTCCGCGACGACGGCAGCCCTGAGCACAACTACGCCCCGGCGATTGGCAGCACCCAGGGCCAACGCCAGCAGCTGGTGGACCAGGCCGATCTCCAGGGAATTTTGCTCGAAGCTGGGCGCTCCAGCCCGATCGCCGAGGGCCAGGGGCAGTGGTGCATCGCCACCAGCCCCCAGGCCGGGGTGGAAATTCAACGCTGCAGCCGCTGGGACCCCAGCGGTGATGGCAGTGAGATCTGGGGACCATTCTCCCAGGACGGCTCCATCCCCCAGGGCAACGACACCCGGGTGAGTGGGGCCGCCGATCCGGCCAGTGCCGCCATGGCGCTGCGCTGCCAACTCGCCCCTGGCCAGAGCATGGAAATTCCAGTGGTGATCAGCTGGGACCTACCGGTCACTGCCTTTGCCACCGGCACCCGAGCCCTGCGGCGCTACACCGACTTTTTTGGCGGCAAGGCCGGCGCCACGGAAGGCGCTACTGAAGGCACCAATGCCGCTGCGATCGCCGCCGAGGCCCTGCGGGATTGGCCCAGCTGGCACAGCCAAATTGAGGCCTGGCAAAAGCCGGTGCTGGAACGCACGGATCTGCCCGAAACCCTGCGGATGGCGCTCTTCAATGAGCTCTACGACCTCGCCAGTGGCGGCAGCCTCTGGACCGCCTCCAGCCCCCTCGACCCGGTGGGTCAATTCGGGGTGCTCGAGTGCCTGGACTACTCCTGGTACGAGAGCTTGGATGTGCGGCTCTACGGCTCCTTCGCCCTGCTGCAGCTCTGGCCCGAGCTCGACAAGGCCGTGCTGCGCAGCTTTGCCCGGGCCATTCCCGCCGCCGATGCCACCCCCAGGCCCATTGGCTGGTATTTCACCCAGGGCAAGGGGCGGGTCGAGGCCGCCCGCAAGGTCGCAGGTGCCACACCCCACGATTTAGGGGCCCCCAACGAGCTGCCGTTTGAGGCCACCAACTACACCGCCTACCAGGATTGCAACCTCTGGAAAGACCTGGCCAGCGACTTCGTGCTGCAGGTTTGGCGCACCTTCTGCCTGGCCCCCAACGGCAATGATCTGCGCTTTTTGGCCGATTGCTGGCCCGCCTGCGTGCAGGCCCTGCGCTATCTCAAGCGCTTTGATGTCAACAACGACGGCCTGCCCGACAACGGCGGCGCCCCCGACCAAACCTTCGATGACTGGCCCCTCAAAGGGGTCAGTGCCTACTGCGGCGCCCTCTGGATCGCGGCCCTGGAAGCGGCCCTAGCCATGGCCCAAAGGTTGCAACTCGAGAGCGGGCTCGACACCTCCTCCGAACAGCGGGAATTTGGAGATTGGCTGGGCCAGTCGCGCCGCAATTTCGATGCCCTGCTCTGGAATGGCGAGTACTACCGGATAGATGCCGAGAGCGGCACCCCCGTGGTGATGGCCGACCAACTCTGCGGCGACTTCTACGCCAGGCTGCTGGGCCTGCCGGCGGTGGTGGCCGACGAGCGCGCCAGCTCCTCGCTCCAGGCGGTCAAGGAGGCCTGCTTCCTCGGCTTCCAAGGCGGCCAGCTGGGGGTCGCCAATGGCCTGCGCCGCGATGGCACCCCCCTCGATCCCAACGGCACCCACCCCCTGGAGGTATGGACAGGCATCAACTTCGGCTTGGCCGCCTATTACAGGCTGATGGGCGATGGCAAAACCGCTGAGGCGATCTGCTTGGCTGTGGTCAACCAGGTGTATGCCGGTGGCCTGCAATTCCGCACCCCAGAGGCGATTACGGCGGTGAACACCTTCCGGGCTTGCCATTACCTGCGGGCGATGGCGATCTGGGCCCTGTGGGCCACCCACACCAATTGGCAGCCCATTCCCGGCGCCGAGCGGCCGGCAATTGCCAGCGAAAGGGCATGAACCGGTTTCAAAGGCTGCTTCAAAAGGGGCTCCAGGCCCTGCTGGCCAGCCTGCTTTTGGCCCTATTGCTTTTGGCGCCCCCGGCGGCCCTATTTCTATTGGCGCCCCCGGCGGCCCAGGCCCAGCTCCACAGCGACAACAATTCCCCCCCGGTGATGCGCAGCATCGAGAGCCTGCGCGACCTCGACTACCAGAGCTGGCAGCTGGTGGCCTACAGGGAAGGGCCCCCAGGCGGCCCCCTGATCCTGCGGATCGTGGGCTATCCCGGCAAGGTGCGGCTCGATCACCCCACGGCCCTACGGGTAAAAAGTGGGCGCCAGCACTGGGATTTAGAGGATGTCACCCTGGCCAATCCCCAGCTGCTGGGGGATGGTCGAGCCGCCGCCGCGGAATTTGATTTGGCGCCCCTCCTGGCCGACCTGAAGCAAGATCGCCCGCTGCGCCTGGCCCTAAACGGGGTGTTCGTGGAACTGCCGGTGCCGCCCTTTGTGGTGGAGGAATGGCGCAGCTTGGCCAAGGCCAAGGCATGAGCGCCTGGCTGCCCTTGATGGAGCGGGCCCTGCAACTGGCCGCCCTGGGCGCCGGCCGCACCAGCCCCAACCCCATGGTGGGAGCCCTGGTGCTCGATGGCGCCGGCCAACTGGTGGGCGAAGGCTTCCACGCCAAAGCCGGTGAACCCCATGCCGAGGTGGGGGCCTTGGCCCAGGCGGGCGATCGGGCCCGGGGCGGCACCCTGGTGGTAACCCTCGAGCCCTGCTGCCACCAGGGGCGCACCCCCCCCTGCAGCGCGGCCGTAATCGCAGCCGGACTGCGGCGGGTAGTTATCGCAATGGCCGACCCCAACCCCAAGGTGGCTGGTGGCGGCATTGCCGAACTGCAGCAGGCCGGCCTGGAGGTGATCGTGGGGATCGGCGAAGCCCAGGCCCTCCAACTAAATCGGGCCTTCTGCCATCGCCTCGCCCATGGCCGGCCCCTGGCGATCCTGAAGTGGGCGATGAGTGTGGATGGCCGCACGGCCCTCAGCAATGGCGCCAGCCAATGGATCAGCGGCCCCCAGGCCCGCGCCTGGGTCCACCAGCTGCGGGCCCAATGCGATGCGGTGATCGTCGGCGGTGGCACCTTGCGCGCCGACAACCCCCTGCTCACCTCCCGCGGCAGGCGCAGCCCCGAGCCCCTGCGGGTGGTACTGAGCCGCAGCCTCGAACTGCCGGCCGAGGCCCAGCTTTGGCAAACGGACCTGGCCCCAACCCTGGTGGTCCATGGACCCGAGGCGACCCCGGCTAGGCGGCAAGCCATTGACCAGCTGGCCCAAAAGCCCGGCTCAGAACGGCTGGAGCGCCTCGAACTGGCCAACTGCGGCCCCCTGGCCCTGCTGGAGGCCCTGGCGGGGCGGGGCTGCAACCAGGTGTTGTGGGAATGCGGCCCTGGCCTGGCAACGGCCGCCGTGGCGGCGGGCTGCGTCCAGGAGCTGGCGGCGGTGATCGCCCCCAAGTTGCTGGGGGGTCTGCCAGCCCAAACCCCCCTGGGGGAGTTGGGCCATACCGCCATGGATCAGCTGGTGGGCTGGGGCAGCCAACCGCCCCAAAGCCTCGGGCCAGACCTGCTTTGGCAGCTCAAGCTTGAATGAAATTGCGCAGCTTGCGGGCTTCCACCCCGGCCCGGGCCTGCAGCTCGCCATCGCTGAGGCTGGATTCCTGGCGCTGCTGCGCGGCGATTACATCAGCCTCATCAAGGGGATAACCCGCCCCGCGGGCCAGGGCCAAGAAGGCTTCCAATTCCAGGGGTTCGGCCAGGCTTTGTTGCAGCTTCTGGCAGCTGCGGGCTTGGGCCAAAAAGGCATCCAATTGCGCAAGGCTCATGGTTTGGCGGCCTCCGATAGCCGATTTGGTCCCAGGTCTAGCCCAGGCCCACCAGCGTTCGGTTCTCCCAACCGGGAATCAATTCAGTGGGGTGAGCAGCCGCCCTAGTTTGGATACACCAAGAGCAGCCGCAAAATGGCGATCCGCCAGGACGACAACCGCCCCACGCGGCGATTCGGCTTGATCAACATCATCCTGATCGGCTTCGGCGTGCTGCTGCTAGTTAGCAATTTCCTGCCAAACCCGGCG
This genomic interval from Cyanobium sp. WAJ14-Wanaka contains the following:
- a CDS encoding winged helix family transcriptional regulator — its product is MAEALILLLGQEASCLAPRLEASGYLTCEHPPGGHPELTIAPDAVLISAAEAGQIPWLRQQLGRVPLLLDVEQDTIEARSLCLSTGADDFWLSCLGPSDLLMRLRLHLNLSQQVSIPIQLLQVGDLVVNPSARQVKLASRTVNLTAREYQLLLLLLERKGTVVSREQILRLIWADQQGASSNVIEVYVRYLRQKLEGGGERRLIHTVRGQGYCLSERLPHLEPTDAP
- a CDS encoding NAD(+) kinase, with the translated sequence MPRVGLIVNDGKDVAMATADAIEARFTKAGYGVARVSSAGGMVGFANPDQHLRTRGHAGCVPASFDGEMALAVVLGGDGTVLSAARQTAPIGVPILTINTGHLGFLAEAYLNELDQALDQVLSGEWSVEERTMLIVSVMRGDQRRWEVLCLNEMALHREPLTSMCHFEIAIGRHVPVDIAADGVILSTPTGSTAYALSAGGPVISPDCPVLQLTPIAPHSLASRALVFSDSEPVTVFPATPERLMMVVDGSAGCYIWPEDRVLIRRSDQPVRFVRLADHEFFQVLRNKLGWGLPHVAKPGNG
- a CDS encoding DUF3122 domain-containing protein, which translates into the protein MNRFQRLLQKGLQALLASLLLALLLLAPPAALFLLAPPAAQAQLHSDNNSPPVMRSIESLRDLDYQSWQLVAYREGPPGGPLILRIVGYPGKVRLDHPTALRVKSGRQHWDLEDVTLANPQLLGDGRAAAAEFDLAPLLADLKQDRPLRLALNGVFVELPVPPFVVEEWRSLAKAKA
- a CDS encoding GH116 family glycosyl hydrolase, translated to MARFGLSALKSLLRGIGSRRAYFLRPGASSWKAPAASWQRPIGLGWEQPYTVRYASNLDDGPSHGMPLGGFGAGCIGRAPDGNFNLWHLDGGEHWFGVIPDCQFALFESNGRSSRAHALAVKPDQDASRPESGEPLAAWQWYPASKPEQSTGTYAARYPLSSTNYTGVFDAEVSCEAFSPILPGDYQRTSYPVAVFVWRLKNPTNKPLDLSLLLSWRNISGWFTNTDPSAAVEFRDDGSPEHNYAPAIGSTQGQRQQLVDQADLQGILLEAGRSSPIAEGQGQWCIATSPQAGVEIQRCSRWDPSGDGSEIWGPFSQDGSIPQGNDTRVSGAADPASAAMALRCQLAPGQSMEIPVVISWDLPVTAFATGTRALRRYTDFFGGKAGATEGATEGTNAAAIAAEALRDWPSWHSQIEAWQKPVLERTDLPETLRMALFNELYDLASGGSLWTASSPLDPVGQFGVLECLDYSWYESLDVRLYGSFALLQLWPELDKAVLRSFARAIPAADATPRPIGWYFTQGKGRVEAARKVAGATPHDLGAPNELPFEATNYTAYQDCNLWKDLASDFVLQVWRTFCLAPNGNDLRFLADCWPACVQALRYLKRFDVNNDGLPDNGGAPDQTFDDWPLKGVSAYCGALWIAALEAALAMAQRLQLESGLDTSSEQREFGDWLGQSRRNFDALLWNGEYYRIDAESGTPVVMADQLCGDFYARLLGLPAVVADERASSSLQAVKEACFLGFQGGQLGVANGLRRDGTPLDPNGTHPLEVWTGINFGLAAYYRLMGDGKTAEAICLAVVNQVYAGGLQFRTPEAITAVNTFRACHYLRAMAIWALWATHTNWQPIPGAERPAIASERA
- a CDS encoding DUF192 domain-containing protein gives rise to the protein MPPSAKKLIRAALALAPILAGASWAAPPQYLPVEAQWCLAKGPCIQLEVPNTPQQYAWGLQLRPPLSPLRGMWFRFEPAGVQRFWMHRTPEPLDMLFVRNGQVLAIEAKVPPCMHLPCRSYGPDLPVDGVIELAAGRSQQLGIGIGSPVTIKPVPPATRTRD
- the cbiE gene encoding precorrin-6y C5,15-methyltransferase (decarboxylating) subunit CbiE, with the protein product MTITDSAGCIDVVGCDASGLASLNPELRSLVERAQLVAAPSRLLAQAELAGGPGAAWISSDQPQPLIAALQQALAAGRAAVVLASGDPLWFGIGRVLLQAFGADQLRFHPAPSSLQLAFARIGRPWQDASWVSLHGRDPEPLALALQGRPPALAVLTDPGRGGAQAVRQILRASGLEAAYGFWLCERLGHPQERVQRLSAAAPLPQQIDPLHLVLLIAEAPAAIEPAALPLFGLDDGLWLQLPDRPGLMTKREVRIQLLADLALPAQGVLWDIGAGVGSIGLEALRLRPELQLWALESRGGSAGLIAANAGRLGVEPAGIREARAPDGLADLPDPDRVVIGGGGEGRSAILLAVLERLRPKGVVVIPLATVEALGELRSVMDGAGMEVKVAQHQAWRGAPLAGGTRLAPLNPVFVLRGERA
- the pheS gene encoding phenylalanine--tRNA ligase subunit alpha, encoding MSATVSLQQLTAQLESLEAEAAQAIAAAATPADLEELRVGLLGKKGKLSGVLGAMGKLPGEERPLVGQRANVLKEQVQGLLAERLGGLKGAAMAERIATETLDVTAPSSYIPAGHRHPLISTTEEIVDIFAGLGYRVSEGPEIETDYYNFTALNIPEHHPARDMQDTFYLGDGRLLRTHTSPVQIRYLENNPPPVRVIAPGRVYRRDAVDATHSPVFHQVEVLAIDEGLDFTHLRGTVTAFLQQFFGDLPVRFRASYFPFTEPSAEVDVQWRGRWLEVMGCGMVDPAVLSGMGLDPERWSGFAAGLGVERFCMVRHGIDDIRRLYTSDLRFLEQF
- a CDS encoding Nif11-like leader peptide family RiPP precursor; translation: MSLAQLDAFLAQARSCQKLQQSLAEPLELEAFLALARGAGYPLDEADVIAAQQRQESSLSDGELQARAGVEARKLRNFIQA
- the ribD gene encoding bifunctional diaminohydroxyphosphoribosylaminopyrimidine deaminase/5-amino-6-(5-phosphoribosylamino)uracil reductase RibD gives rise to the protein MSAWLPLMERALQLAALGAGRTSPNPMVGALVLDGAGQLVGEGFHAKAGEPHAEVGALAQAGDRARGGTLVVTLEPCCHQGRTPPCSAAVIAAGLRRVVIAMADPNPKVAGGGIAELQQAGLEVIVGIGEAQALQLNRAFCHRLAHGRPLAILKWAMSVDGRTALSNGASQWISGPQARAWVHQLRAQCDAVIVGGGTLRADNPLLTSRGRRSPEPLRVVLSRSLELPAEAQLWQTDLAPTLVVHGPEATPARRQAIDQLAQKPGSERLERLELANCGPLALLEALAGRGCNQVLWECGPGLATAAVAAGCVQELAAVIAPKLLGGLPAQTPLGELGHTAMDQLVGWGSQPPQSLGPDLLWQLKLE